A window of the Vibrio pomeroyi genome harbors these coding sequences:
- the fadJ gene encoding fatty acid oxidation complex subunit alpha FadJ — MSTTLDATTEKETVAQPDSTSATESTKKKATAFSLNIDDQDIAWLAIDVPGEKMNTLQAAFAEEMKAIFEQLKEKQSRVKGLIVHSLKPDNFIAGADVRMLDACKTADEAQSLARQGQEMFQALSDLPYPVVAAIHGPCLGGGLELALACDYRVCTDSDKTRLGLPEVQLGLLPGSGGTQRLPRLIGLLPSLDLILTGKQLRAKKAKSLGVVDACVPDTILLEVAKSFVEKNTGSKKGKRLASKSQASTKEKLISRNGLGRKVIFEQASKKTNQKTRGNYPAADAILDVIRYGLENGFEKGLQYEAKRFSELVMTSESKALRSIFFATTEMKKEHGADAEPKAVKRVGVLGGGLMGAGISHVSVAKAKVPVRIKDVSNEGVLNALNYNYKLFDKQRKRRILSRADLESKMLQLSGGIDFTSFNHTDVVIEAVFEDLDLKQSMVADIEENAKPETIFATNTSSLPIHKIAEKAKRPENVVGLHYFSPAEKMPLVEVIPHETTSEETISTVVALAKKQGKTPIVVKDTAGFYVNRILAPYMNEAAHLLLANEPIEKLDSTLLDFGFPVGPITLLDEVGVDIGAKIIPILVNELGDRFQGPDVFDILLNDNRKGRKSGKGFYTYKGKKKEVDKSVYKLLKLQPEPKLSDNDIAMRCVLPMLNEAVRCLDDGIIRSPRDGDIGAIFGIGFPPFLGGPFRYMDQIGIKSLVEMMNDFAKKYGDRFAPCDGLLTRAGLDESFYK, encoded by the coding sequence ATGTCTACGACTCTTGATGCAACAACAGAAAAAGAAACAGTCGCTCAACCAGATTCAACGTCTGCGACTGAATCAACCAAAAAGAAAGCAACCGCATTCTCTCTTAATATCGATGACCAAGACATTGCTTGGCTAGCGATCGATGTACCGGGCGAGAAAATGAATACGCTACAAGCCGCCTTTGCTGAAGAGATGAAAGCGATCTTTGAGCAGTTAAAAGAGAAGCAAAGCCGCGTTAAAGGCCTAATCGTTCATTCTCTTAAGCCTGATAACTTTATCGCTGGTGCTGATGTGCGAATGCTGGATGCGTGTAAAACCGCTGATGAAGCGCAGTCTCTAGCTCGTCAAGGTCAGGAAATGTTCCAAGCGCTGTCTGATCTCCCTTACCCAGTCGTCGCAGCAATTCACGGCCCATGCCTTGGTGGCGGCTTAGAGCTCGCACTAGCATGTGACTACCGTGTATGTACCGATTCCGATAAGACACGTCTTGGTCTGCCAGAAGTACAATTAGGCTTACTACCAGGTTCTGGTGGTACGCAGCGTCTGCCTCGTTTGATTGGCTTGCTACCATCGCTCGATCTGATTCTCACCGGTAAACAGCTTCGTGCTAAGAAAGCGAAATCGCTTGGTGTTGTGGATGCTTGTGTCCCTGATACTATTTTGCTTGAAGTGGCGAAAAGCTTCGTTGAAAAGAATACGGGCAGCAAAAAAGGTAAACGTCTAGCGTCTAAAAGCCAAGCTTCAACCAAAGAGAAACTGATTTCGCGTAATGGCCTTGGCCGTAAAGTGATTTTTGAACAAGCGTCGAAGAAGACCAATCAGAAAACACGTGGCAACTACCCAGCGGCAGACGCGATTCTTGATGTGATTCGTTATGGTCTAGAGAACGGCTTTGAAAAAGGCCTTCAATATGAAGCGAAGCGTTTCTCTGAGTTAGTAATGACTTCTGAATCAAAAGCCCTTCGTTCAATCTTCTTTGCAACCACTGAAATGAAGAAAGAACACGGTGCAGATGCAGAACCGAAAGCGGTTAAGCGTGTTGGCGTTTTAGGCGGCGGTCTTATGGGGGCAGGTATCAGCCATGTCAGCGTAGCTAAAGCAAAAGTACCAGTCCGTATTAAAGACGTATCAAATGAAGGTGTGCTGAACGCACTTAACTACAACTACAAGTTGTTCGATAAGCAGCGTAAGCGTCGTATTCTGAGCCGTGCTGACCTTGAAAGTAAGATGCTTCAGCTTTCTGGTGGTATCGACTTTACGAGTTTTAACCACACTGACGTAGTGATTGAAGCGGTGTTTGAAGACCTTGACCTTAAGCAGTCGATGGTTGCAGACATTGAAGAAAATGCTAAGCCAGAGACGATCTTCGCGACGAATACATCTTCGCTACCAATCCATAAGATTGCGGAGAAGGCGAAGCGACCAGAAAATGTGGTCGGTCTTCACTACTTCAGCCCTGCTGAGAAAATGCCGCTGGTTGAAGTTATTCCTCATGAGACAACCTCAGAAGAGACTATCTCGACTGTAGTGGCATTAGCGAAGAAACAAGGCAAAACACCGATTGTTGTTAAAGATACTGCCGGTTTCTATGTGAACCGTATTCTTGCTCCGTACATGAATGAAGCGGCACATCTGCTATTGGCAAATGAGCCGATTGAAAAGCTCGACAGCACGTTATTGGACTTCGGTTTCCCTGTTGGCCCAATTACCTTGTTAGATGAGGTGGGTGTAGATATCGGAGCTAAGATCATCCCGATTCTGGTTAATGAATTAGGCGATCGTTTCCAAGGTCCTGATGTGTTCGACATTCTTCTGAACGACAACCGTAAAGGCCGCAAGAGTGGTAAGGGTTTCTATACCTACAAAGGTAAGAAGAAGGAAGTCGATAAGTCAGTTTACAAACTGCTTAAGCTACAACCTGAACCTAAGCTAAGTGATAACGACATCGCAATGCGTTGTGTGTTACCTATGCTCAATGAAGCGGTTCGTTGTCTAGACGATGGTATTATCCGTAGCCCTCGTGATGGCGATATTGGTGCTATTTTCGGTATCGGTTTCCCTCCATTCTTAGGTGGTCCGTTCCGTTATATGGATCAAATCGGTATTAAGTCACTGGTTGAGATGATGAATGACTTCGCTAAGAAGTACGGCGATCGTTTTGCGCCATGTGATGGTCTACTGACACGAGCTGGCTTGGATGAGTCTTTCTACAAGTAA
- a CDS encoding sigma-70 family RNA polymerase sigma factor, with product MFGKKTAKRPVNSDMDKQRKYEALVRAYHRDLFRYAYWLCKDKSIAEDLVQETCLRAWKSLDSLQDEKAAKSWLITILRRENARRFERKQFDLVDIDDHGNDASVSDDPHHQHQWLQAQIMKLEIDYREPLFLQVIGGFSGDEIADILELNKNTVMTRLFRARNQLKEMLDTEEAERGQHNG from the coding sequence ATGTTTGGAAAGAAAACAGCCAAGCGTCCGGTCAACTCTGATATGGACAAACAAAGAAAATACGAAGCACTCGTGCGTGCCTATCATCGTGACCTCTTTCGCTACGCCTATTGGTTATGCAAAGACAAAAGCATTGCCGAAGACTTAGTTCAAGAAACTTGCCTTCGTGCATGGAAGTCACTTGATAGCCTTCAAGATGAAAAAGCCGCTAAATCTTGGCTGATTACCATCTTGAGGCGCGAGAACGCTCGACGTTTTGAACGCAAACAGTTTGATCTGGTTGATATAGACGATCACGGTAACGATGCTAGTGTCAGTGATGACCCGCACCATCAGCATCAGTGGTTGCAAGCCCAGATCATGAAACTTGAAATTGATTACCGTGAACCTCTCTTCTTGCAAGTGATTGGTGGTTTTAGTGGTGATGAGATTGCCGATATTCTCGAACTCAACAAAAACACGGTGATGACACGTTTATTCAGAGCTCGAAATCAATTGAAAGAGATGCTGGATACAGAAGAGGCAGAGAGGGGGCAACATAATGGATGA
- the fadI gene encoding acetyl-CoA C-acyltransferase FadI — MGKQEVKTRSGERVAVVAGLRTPFARQSTEFSQVPAVDLGKMVVSEMLARTDVDPALIEQVVFGQVVQMPEAPNIAREIVLGTGMDINTDAYSVTRACATSFQAAVNVTESIMAGTIDVGIAGGADSSSVLPIGVSKKLAANLLALSKTKTMGQKLKILKTLSVKDLMPVPPAVAEYSTGLSMGQTAEQMAKTHGITREAQDALAHRSHSLASQAWKEGKIKDEVMTAFPAPYKKYLAEDNNIRHDSTVEGYAKLRPAFDRKYGSVTAANATPLTDGGAAVMLMREGKAKELGLEVLGYIRGYAFSAIGVETDMLMGPTYATSQVLKNTGLELSDLTLIEMHEAFAAQVLANVKMFASDEFAQKNLGRDKAIGEIDMEKFNVLGSSIAYGHPFAATGARMMTQTLRELKRRGGGLALNTACAAGGLGAAMILEVE; from the coding sequence ATGGGCAAACAGGAAGTCAAAACGCGTTCTGGAGAACGTGTTGCCGTTGTCGCTGGATTACGAACCCCATTCGCTCGTCAGAGCACAGAATTTAGTCAAGTGCCTGCGGTCGACTTAGGCAAAATGGTTGTGAGCGAAATGCTTGCAAGAACTGATGTCGATCCTGCGCTTATTGAACAAGTCGTCTTCGGCCAAGTTGTTCAGATGCCAGAAGCACCAAACATCGCGCGTGAAATCGTGTTGGGCACAGGCATGGACATCAATACCGATGCCTACAGTGTGACCCGAGCGTGTGCGACCAGTTTCCAAGCGGCAGTCAACGTTACTGAAAGCATTATGGCGGGCACGATTGATGTCGGCATTGCAGGTGGTGCGGATTCGTCTTCAGTATTGCCAATCGGTGTTTCGAAAAAGTTAGCGGCAAATTTATTAGCGCTGAGTAAAACCAAGACCATGGGGCAAAAGCTGAAGATTCTTAAAACCCTTTCAGTGAAAGACCTTATGCCAGTACCGCCAGCTGTTGCTGAATACTCGACTGGTTTATCCATGGGTCAAACCGCTGAACAGATGGCGAAGACGCACGGTATTACGCGCGAAGCTCAAGATGCACTTGCCCACCGTTCTCACTCTTTGGCTTCTCAAGCATGGAAAGAAGGCAAGATTAAAGACGAAGTGATGACTGCATTCCCAGCGCCTTACAAAAAGTATCTAGCGGAAGACAACAACATTCGTCACGACTCAACGGTTGAAGGTTACGCGAAGCTGCGTCCTGCATTCGACAGAAAATACGGTAGTGTAACGGCAGCCAATGCAACGCCTCTGACTGATGGCGGCGCTGCGGTTATGTTGATGCGCGAAGGTAAAGCGAAAGAGCTAGGCTTAGAAGTGCTTGGTTATATTCGTGGCTATGCGTTCTCAGCAATCGGTGTTGAAACAGATATGCTGATGGGGCCGACTTACGCGACTTCGCAAGTATTGAAGAACACTGGCCTAGAGCTGTCAGATTTGACGCTGATCGAGATGCACGAAGCATTCGCTGCACAAGTGCTGGCGAATGTGAAAATGTTTGCAAGTGACGAGTTTGCTCAGAAAAATCTTGGCCGCGATAAAGCGATCGGTGAGATTGATATGGAGAAGTTCAACGTACTGGGCAGCTCTATTGCTTACGGACACCCATTTGCTGCGACTGGTGCGCGCATGATGACTCAAACATTACGTGAACTGAAACGTCGCGGTGGCGGCTTGGCACTGAACACAGCTTGTGCTGCTGGTGGTTTAGGTGCAGCAATGATCTTGGAGGTAGAATAA